Proteins from a single region of Pithys albifrons albifrons isolate INPA30051 chromosome 10, PitAlb_v1, whole genome shotgun sequence:
- the INSL5 gene encoding insulin-like peptide INSL5, whose product MRGTALALACLSLLLVAQGARGEGNTVRLCGRDFVRAVVFTCGGSRWKRHLTGYPSLLESENPQSFPRNGGADPSAYTEQSLGTDHGETQQGSSNPEQDLPHSSQTSVLSRREAAELLPTSCCTVGCSRREISSLC is encoded by the exons ATGAGGGGCACGGCGCTGGCACTGGCCTGTCTCAGCCTCCTGCTCGTGGCACAGGGAGCACGAGGGGAAGGAAACACCGTGAGGCTCTGCGGGAGAGACTTTGTCAGAGCCGTCGTGTTCACCTGCGGCGGCTCCCGCTGGAAGAGGCACCTGACGGGCTACCCCTCCCTGCTGG AGAGTGAAAATCCCCAGTCCTTCCCACGCAACGGTGGCGCCGACCCCTCAGCCTATACAGAGCAGAGTCTGGGCACCGACCACGGAGAgacccagcagggcagctccaaCCCAGAGCAAGACTTGCCACACTCCAGCCAAACGTCTGTGCTGAGCAGACGTGAGGCAGCCGAGCTGCTCCCCACATCCTGCTGCACCgtgggctgcagcaggagggagatcagctccctgtgctga